Proteins from a genomic interval of Fusarium oxysporum Fo47 chromosome I, complete sequence:
- a CDS encoding CAP Gly-rich domain-containing protein produces MADVPLVVISEFAQSERRITPSWSISQLKGKLETVTGVPPSCQRLSLKPTAGAEAIAIEAPNEDDTHLSNFPLAPYAELHVIDTRPAASRINLNDTSGVDKYVMPEEEYEKKTDSVLAWKKAQKLGRFDPDAPSHEEAKLQALDREVATRGIAVGRRCRVGGEDTRRGVIQYVGEVKEIPGGLGSWVGVQLDEPVGKNDGSIAGTRYWGEPSELKHGVFVRPERVEVGDFPALDDLEDMEEI; encoded by the exons ATGGCCGACGTTCCGCTCGTTGTTATCTCAGAATTCGCGCAGTCAGAGCGTCGCATTACACCGTCATGGTCCATCTCCCAACTCAAGGGCAAGCTTGAGACTGTCACTGGTGTTCCGCCCTCTTGCCAACGGCTCTCCCTCAAGCCCACAGCTGGCGCAGAGGCTATCGCTATTGAGGCGCCTAACGAAGACGACACCCACTTGTCCAACTTTCCCCTGGCCCCGTATGCAGAGCTTCAT GTAATTGACACACGACCTGCGGCCTCTCGGATCAACTTGAATGACACCTCGGGCGTCGACAAATATGTCATGCCCGAAGAAGAGTACGAGAAAAAGACGGACTCGGTCCTAGCCTGGAAGAAGGCTCAGAAGTTAGGCCGTTTCGACCCAGATGCTCCCAGCCACGAAGAGGCCAAGCTGCAGGCTCTTGACCGCGAGGTTGCCACGCGGGGCATTGCTGTCGGCCGACGGTGTCGCGTTGGCGGTGAGGATACTCGACGCGGTGTCATCCAGTACGTCGGTGAGGTCAAGGAGATCCCCGGCGGTCTCGGTTCATGGGTGGGAGTCCAGCTCGATGAGCCCGTTGGCAAGAATGACGGTAGCATCGCTGGTACTCGATACTGGGGCGAGCCCTCTGAGCTCAAGCATGGTGTCTTTGTGAGGCCGGAGCGGGTTGAGGTGGGCGATTTCCCTGCTCTCGACGACTTGGAAGATATGGAGGAGATTTAG